The following are encoded together in the Pectobacterium punjabense genome:
- the mtr gene encoding tryptophan permease produces the protein MATGAVKENTVEKNGTEKRLPSLFGGSMIIAGTIIGAGMFSLPVVMSGAWFFWSFAVLVFTWFCMYHSGLMILEANLNYQSGASFDTLTKDLLGKRWNVINGISIAFVLYILTYAYISASGSIIHHTLAEMSFDFSARLGGCLFALFVAFTVWWSTSAVSRMTAFFLAAKVLTFFMTFGSLLWNVKPVVLLNVAEEAPSYLPYVLMTLPFCLASFGFHGNVPSLVKHYGHKPLVIKRCLFIGSVLALVMYAIWLIGTMGNIARPDFIGIAERGGNIDVLVQTLGGVLNSPYLDVLLTVFSNFAVACSFLGVTLGLFDYLADLLKFDDSRTGRAKTALVTFLPPIIGGLVYPNGFIYAIGFAGLAATVWAVITPALLALASRRRFGSPLYRVRGGNATIALVLLFGIGTALIHILSSLDLLPVYR, from the coding sequence ATGGCAACAGGCGCAGTGAAAGAAAATACAGTAGAAAAAAACGGTACAGAAAAGCGTCTTCCTTCGCTATTTGGCGGGTCGATGATTATTGCAGGGACGATTATCGGCGCGGGGATGTTTTCCCTGCCAGTAGTGATGTCGGGCGCTTGGTTTTTCTGGTCATTTGCCGTGTTGGTGTTTACCTGGTTTTGCATGTATCACTCGGGGTTAATGATACTGGAAGCGAACCTGAATTATCAGAGCGGTGCCAGCTTTGATACGCTGACCAAAGATCTGCTGGGTAAGCGCTGGAATGTCATTAACGGCATATCAATTGCCTTTGTCCTTTATATCCTGACCTACGCCTATATCTCGGCGAGTGGTTCCATTATCCATCACACGCTTGCTGAGATGTCGTTCGACTTCTCCGCCCGCCTTGGCGGCTGCCTGTTTGCGCTGTTTGTCGCGTTTACCGTTTGGTGGAGTACGTCGGCGGTGAGCCGCATGACCGCATTTTTTTTGGCGGCGAAGGTGCTGACCTTTTTCATGACGTTCGGTAGCCTGCTGTGGAACGTCAAGCCTGTGGTTTTACTCAATGTTGCGGAAGAAGCCCCCAGCTATCTTCCCTATGTGCTGATGACGTTACCATTTTGTCTGGCCTCTTTTGGTTTTCACGGCAACGTTCCCAGTTTGGTGAAACATTACGGTCACAAGCCACTGGTAATCAAGCGTTGCCTGTTTATTGGCAGCGTGCTGGCGCTGGTGATGTATGCCATCTGGCTGATTGGTACGATGGGAAATATTGCCCGTCCTGATTTTATCGGGATTGCGGAGCGGGGCGGTAATATTGACGTTCTGGTGCAGACGCTAGGCGGGGTGTTGAACAGCCCTTATCTGGATGTGCTGCTCACCGTCTTTTCCAATTTTGCTGTTGCCTGTTCGTTTCTTGGGGTGACGCTGGGGCTGTTTGATTATCTGGCCGATTTGCTGAAATTTGACGATAGCCGAACGGGAAGAGCCAAAACGGCCTTGGTGACCTTTCTACCGCCTATTATTGGCGGGTTGGTATATCCGAACGGCTTTATTTACGCCATTGGGTTTGCCGGGCTGGCAGCTACCGTATGGGCGGTGATTACGCCTGCGCTGCTGGCGCTTGCCTCGCGTCGTCGTTTCGGTAGTCCGCTGTACCGCGTGCGGGGCGGCAATGCGACGATCGCGCTGGTGCTATTATTTGGCATCGGCACCGCGCTGATACATATTCTTTCCAGCCTCGATCTGCTACCGGTTTATCGCTAA
- a CDS encoding YaiI/YqxD family protein: MQIWVDADACPNVIKEVLFRAADRTQMQVTLVANQTIKVPPSRFIRTLRVSAGFDVADNEIVRRVEAGDLVITADIPLASEVIEKGGIALNPRGERYTPDTIRERLNMRDFMDTMRASGIQTGGPSALNQRDRQQFANELDKWLQQVRKS, translated from the coding sequence ATGCAGATTTGGGTCGATGCCGACGCCTGCCCTAACGTCATCAAAGAAGTGCTCTTTCGCGCGGCGGATCGCACACAAATGCAGGTCACGTTGGTCGCTAATCAGACCATAAAAGTGCCGCCATCGCGCTTTATTCGTACGCTGCGCGTTTCCGCAGGCTTTGACGTCGCCGACAATGAAATTGTGCGCCGCGTTGAAGCGGGCGATCTGGTGATCACCGCCGATATTCCACTAGCATCGGAAGTGATAGAAAAAGGGGGCATCGCGTTGAACCCGCGCGGTGAGCGCTATACGCCAGATACGATTCGGGAACGCCTGAACATGCGGGATTTTATGGACACCATGCGCGCCAGCGGGATACAGACCGGTGGCCCCAGCGCCTTAAACCAGCGCGATCGTCAGCAATTTGCGAATGAACTGGACAAGTGGTTACAGCAGGTGCGGAAATCATAG
- the hemF gene encoding oxygen-dependent coproporphyrinogen oxidase, translating to MSDINAVKHFLLSLQKDICQQLAAIDGGADFAEDEWQRAEGGGGCSRVLSGGRLFERAGVNFSHVTGTSLPPSASTHRPELAGRSFQAMGVSLVIHPLSPYIPTSHANVRLFVAEKPGEEPVWWFGGGFDLTPYYGFKEDAVHWHQTAHDLCQPFGDDVYPRYKKWCDDYFFLKHRNEARGIGGLFFDDLNEPDFATSFAFIRAVGNGFLDGYLPIVERRKDLAWGEREREFQLYRRGRYVEFNLIWDRGTLFGLQSGGRTESILMSMPPLARWEYQHQPEPDSPEALLYQDFLPVRDWLAESNTHNKET from the coding sequence ATGTCTGACATCAACGCAGTAAAACATTTTTTACTTAGCTTACAGAAAGATATCTGTCAGCAGCTTGCGGCGATCGATGGCGGAGCCGATTTCGCCGAGGACGAATGGCAACGTGCAGAAGGCGGCGGCGGATGTAGCCGCGTGCTGTCGGGCGGACGCCTATTTGAACGCGCTGGCGTAAATTTTTCCCACGTGACTGGCACGTCGTTGCCACCGTCGGCCAGCACGCATCGCCCTGAACTGGCGGGTCGTAGCTTTCAGGCGATGGGCGTGTCGCTGGTGATTCATCCGCTAAGCCCTTACATTCCCACCAGCCACGCCAATGTACGCCTGTTCGTCGCCGAGAAACCGGGAGAAGAGCCAGTTTGGTGGTTTGGCGGCGGGTTCGATCTCACCCCCTATTATGGTTTTAAAGAAGATGCCGTGCACTGGCACCAGACCGCTCACGACCTGTGCCAGCCGTTCGGTGATGATGTCTATCCGCGCTACAAAAAGTGGTGCGACGATTATTTCTTCCTCAAGCATCGTAACGAAGCGCGTGGCATCGGCGGGCTATTTTTTGACGATCTGAACGAGCCGGACTTTGCCACCAGCTTTGCTTTCATTCGCGCTGTCGGTAATGGATTTCTCGATGGCTACCTGCCCATCGTCGAGCGGCGTAAGGATCTGGCGTGGGGAGAACGCGAGCGTGAATTTCAGCTCTACCGTCGTGGCCGCTATGTGGAATTCAACCTGATTTGGGATCGCGGTACGCTGTTTGGCCTGCAAAGCGGCGGACGCACTGAGTCCATTTTGATGTCGATGCCGCCGTTAGCACGCTGGGAGTACCAGCATCAACCGGAACCCGATAGCCCGGAAGCCCTGCTGTATCAAGATTTCTTGCCCGTTAGAGACTGGCTGGCAGAAAGCAACACGCACAACAAGGAAACATAA
- a CDS encoding GNAT family acetyltransferase, which translates to MEIRIFRQDDFEAVITLWERCDLLRPWNDPEMDIERKLNHDPDLFLVAEVNGEIVASVMGGYDGHRGSAYYLGVHPDFRGRGIANALISRLEKKLIARGCPKIHLMVREDNDAVIGMYEKLDYEIVDSVTLGKRLIEDREY; encoded by the coding sequence ATGGAAATCCGCATATTCAGGCAGGATGACTTTGAAGCCGTGATCACCCTCTGGGAACGTTGCGATTTGCTGCGCCCGTGGAACGATCCTGAAATGGACATCGAACGTAAGCTTAATCACGATCCCGATCTGTTTCTGGTCGCAGAGGTGAACGGCGAAATCGTAGCATCGGTGATGGGCGGTTACGACGGCCACCGTGGATCGGCATACTATTTGGGCGTACACCCTGATTTTCGTGGGCGCGGCATTGCTAACGCGTTGATTAGCCGCCTGGAGAAAAAGCTCATTGCCCGCGGCTGTCCGAAGATCCACCTGATGGTGCGTGAAGATAACGACGCCGTGATCGGTATGTATGAAAAACTCGACTATGAGATCGTCGATAGCGTCACGTTAGGAAAACGCCTGATTGAAGATCGGGAATATTGA
- a CDS encoding TonB family protein, with product MSSENPPGALLGANRTGGSALLSPRSLAHSFSTTTLTSDVPNWRSLAFFVLSCMAHAALVIFFLLHTSPKESIEEMAGNAGGSMQVTMMAAAMSQAADTSPPAADPPVAQPTPVVMPILTPLPEHPNPVIKQPVIERKPVTPVAEKKPPVREKPQAEKKPENKPKQQQQATQQQAEKKSESPIATSQTGDAPSPMPSSVGMPGSAATAKAGESDSGQAARGAGKSNSQNFKALHRRVNYPARAKALGVEGKVRVKFDITGSGTVTNVQILSETPDGVFGDDVVKDMARWRYRTEAPVDNQVVSIVFKLNGHIQVDD from the coding sequence GTGAGTAGTGAAAATCCTCCGGGAGCCTTATTAGGTGCGAATCGCACTGGCGGCAGCGCATTGCTGTCTCCTCGCTCTCTTGCTCATTCCTTTTCAACGACTACGTTAACTTCTGATGTGCCTAACTGGCGTTCTCTGGCCTTTTTTGTTTTGTCCTGCATGGCACATGCGGCATTGGTGATTTTCTTTTTATTGCACACTTCCCCGAAAGAAAGCATTGAAGAGATGGCGGGAAACGCAGGCGGAAGCATGCAGGTGACGATGATGGCTGCCGCGATGTCACAGGCTGCTGATACGTCGCCACCCGCAGCCGACCCTCCCGTTGCCCAACCTACTCCCGTCGTGATGCCGATTTTAACGCCGTTACCAGAACACCCCAACCCAGTCATTAAACAGCCTGTCATTGAGCGCAAGCCCGTTACGCCCGTTGCGGAAAAAAAACCGCCAGTGCGTGAGAAGCCGCAGGCCGAAAAGAAGCCTGAGAACAAACCGAAACAGCAACAGCAGGCTACGCAGCAGCAGGCAGAGAAAAAGAGCGAGTCTCCCATAGCCACAAGCCAGACCGGTGACGCGCCTTCTCCAATGCCATCTTCTGTTGGTATGCCAGGCAGTGCAGCGACGGCCAAAGCAGGAGAAAGCGATAGCGGTCAGGCGGCACGTGGTGCAGGGAAGAGCAATAGCCAAAATTTCAAAGCGCTGCATCGCCGCGTAAATTATCCCGCGCGGGCAAAAGCGCTGGGCGTGGAAGGAAAAGTGCGCGTCAAGTTCGATATTACCGGTAGCGGTACCGTTACTAACGTACAGATTCTGTCTGAAACGCCAGATGGCGTATTTGGTGATGACGTAGTGAAAGATATGGCGCGTTGGCGTTATAGGACAGAGGCTCCGGTTGATAATCAGGTGGTTTCCATCGTTTTCAAACTGAATGGCCATATTCAGGTTGATGATTAG